CACACTGTATACTACTGGTGATCAACTTCTTGATAATTGACAGGATTATAACATAGCTTCACCCCCACCAATGAGTGAATCATCTTTGGAGCCTGCCACTCCATCCAGCCGTAGAGCAGGAAGAAGAGTTAGGCCCCAGTCACGAGCCTCTGCTACAAGTGTTGAAACTGGAATTACTAATGCAGGAGCAGCTGGCTCGGTTGCCGATGATGAACTACCAGAATTTGATGATGAACAGGATTTGGgtggagatgatgatgacaatgCAGTTTTggaagaggatgaagatgaaggAGAGGAGCTTTTTGGCGATAACATGGAGGCGTAAGGATTCATTTGACATGACAATTCATGCTTTagttgtattttctttttcaaatgctAATGTCTTGTAACAGAGATTATCGGGCCATTCCTGCTCTGGATCGTTATGATGGAGGAGAGCTGGATGAATCTGATTATGATGCTATCTCTGAGTCAGGTCGTAGAGAAGCAGAAAGAGCAATGCGAAAAAGAGATCAAGACATGGGTGTTGGAGACATGCGAAGAGGATTGTTCTATGGCAAGTTTttggcattttgaaaaatgtcttgacaataatttaaatgaattgtttCGTTTAGATgagagtgatgatgatgatgagagcCGTCCGGCAAGAAAACGACGATTGGCCGAACGTGCTGCTGAAGGAATGGAAGTGCAAGATGATCAGGTGTGAAGATACATTGTTTTACATTTAGAGATCTTGGCTGAATtctgatttatatttttataggcAATTGAATCTATTGAAAATTTGGAAGACATGCAAGGCTATTCAGTAAGTGAATGGGTGTCACTTCTTGCTCCGCGGATGGAGATCCTCAACCGTTTCAAGAACTTTTTGCGAACTTACACAGATTCAAAAGGCAACGCGatatttaaagagaaaattcggCACATGTGTGAAGGTTTGTGATAAATTgctaaaagtaaaatatcttttaaaactTGCATTATTTTCTGCCGGttccagaaaacaaaagtagCTTTGAACTAGATTATAACAAGCTTGCATCTGAAGAGCATGTGTTGGCTTACTTTTTACCTGAAGCACCACTCGAAATGCTGGCCATCTTTGACGAAGCTACTAAGGATATTGTACTGGCGATGTTTCCACAATATGAACGAATTTCTAAGGAAATTCATGTTCGGATTACTGATCTACCTCTGGTGGAAGACATCCGTTCGTTGCGGCAGTTACATTTGAACCAACTAGTCCGTACTCACGGCGTCGTCACTGCACAGGTAAATTTTTCGCCCTGTTATAAAATTTGTCTTAAAATTCGGGGATTAGTTCCAactatttgtttcttcaagaCGGGAGTTTTGCCACAGCTTTCAATCGTCAAGTACGACTGTAACAAATGCTCATATGTTTTGGGACCTTTCTCTCAATCACAAAACAATGAAGTGAAACCAACGTCCTGTCCAGAGTGTCAGAGTACTGGCCCCTTCCAGGTAAGACCCGAgttgtaatttttgtaaatttcttaattgcaACCCTTAATGTGCAACtttttcaacttcattttCTAGATCAATATGGAGCAAACAGTATATCAAAACTATCAGAGAGTTACAGTCCAAGAAGCTCCTGGTAAAGTGGTTGCTGGTCGTCTTCCACGAGCAAAGGACGCAATCTTATTGGGAGATTTGTGTGATACCTGCAAACCTGGTGATGAAATAGAACTTACTGGCGTCTACACCAACAACTATGATGGGTCGCTAAACACTGCCCAGGGATTCCCTGTATTTGCTACTGTTCTGTTGGCCAATCATATTGCCAAAAAGGACGGAGATGCATCGACTCGTTCTTTAACTGACGAGGACGTCAAAGCAATTATGAGTCTCAGCAAAGACGAACGCCTTGCTGAACGTATTGTCGCCAGCATTGGACCCTCGATCTACGGTCACAACGTAAATACGTCTTCTCCATTGGTTACATTTCTAGAAAAGCATTAAAGTCAAAAATTCTTTATTCTTACAGGATATTAAAAGAGCTCTTGCCTTAGCTTTATTTGGAGGGGAATCTAAGAATCCCGGTCAGAAACATCAGGTGCGTGGTGATATCAACGTGTTGCTTTGCGGTGATCCTGGTACCGCGAAATCTCAGTTTCTGAAGTACGTGGAGAAGATTGCTCCACGAGCCGTTTTTACAACTGGCCAAGGTGCTTCAGCTGTCGGTTTGACAGCTTATGTCCAGCGTTCACCCGTAACGCGTGAGTGGACATTAGAGGCCGGCGCCCTTGTTTTAGCCGATAAAGGTTTCTGTCTCATCGACGAGTTTGATAAAGTATgctaattgtttctttttaaaattatatattGATGTCACTTCtgattccattttatttttctggctaGATGAATGACCAAGATCGTACTTCTATTCACGAAGCTATGGAGCAGCAAAgtatttccatttcaaaggCTGGTATCGTAACTTCTTTGCAGGCTCGCTGCTCTGTCATGGCCGCAGCCAATCCGTTAGGTGGACGCTACGATCCGTCTATTACTTTTTCCGAAAACGTAACAAATTATTTAACGATAATTCTGTTCGAATTCAGTGTCATTCATTGCTATCTATTTTTGTAGGTTGATTTGACAGAACCTATTTTATCCCGTTTCGATATCCTCTGCGTTGTACGTGACACTGTTGATGCCGTCCAGGATGAATATCTTGCCCGCTTCGTCGTCAACTCGCATATTCGGCACCAcccaaatgaaaatgtgtCAGATCATCAAGTACATTGCTTCatctattcaaatttttccatcAGAAATTTTTAACTCGATTTCTCTCCATCCAGGAGGAAAGCGCTCCCGTTGACATCAACGATACGAACCTTGCGGGAGTAGACAAAATTCCTCAAGATCTTCTCCGAAAATATATCACATATGCTCGTGAAAAGATCCATCCAAAGTTACATCAAATCGATCAAGATAAGATCGCTCGTATGTACAGCGATCTTCGAAGAGAGTCGATGGTAAGTTTTCTAAATTCATCTTCAATTTCAGTTACTGCAATTGTTAAGGTTGAACCTAATGTTTCGTTTTACTGTAATTTGTGTCTTGATTTCATCGCTGCGTAGGCTACTGGCAGCATTCCTATCACTGTTCGCCACATAGAAAGTATGATTCGAATGGCAGAAGCACACGCTAAGCTCCACTTACGTGAATATGTTATCGATGACGATGTTAACATGGCCATTCGGGTCATGCTGGAATCCTTCATCGATACCCAAAAATATTCGGTCATGAGAACAATGCGAAAAGTaagtcgttttttcttctctttattttttgaaattctaaaCTATCCCACGAACTCACGATGACATGTACGTATCTTCCCTTATTTATAGACGTTTGCCCGTTATCTGGCCTACAAAAGAGACAACAACGAAttgctcttctttcttcttcgccaGTTGGTACATGAACAGACAGTTTATTTGCGCAACCGTTTCGACAGTGAGCCAGACACAGTAGAGGTTCTAGAATCTGACCTCGTTGATCGGGtatgaattaattgaaatcattatctccatgtaaaaaatattcgacttatttgttcattttttaaatttgaaggCTCGCCAGATCAACATACTTAATCTCAAGCCATTTTATGACAGTGAGATTTTCAAAGTAAATCGGTTTACTCATGatgcgaagaagaaaatgatcatTCAGACACTTTGAGAAGAGAAGCATGTAAAACGATTTTGCAAAATTAATGGTGTCAAGCAATTTGCCCTCGAGTGTAGATATAATTATGTCAAATTGCAAGTTTCGCGCGTTTTCTTTACCCTCTAACAGAGCGTGTTTCTGGCCAGCATTCATGAAATAATACATCGCTCTCTTTatagtcttcttttttttgtaacattACCAATATTCACGGGACACAACGGGACTTGGATTCATGCTATATGACTGGAGCGATGCCTGGGGAAGTTACGAAGATGGCTTACGGCAAACTGATTGTGGTATAAACTGGTATGAAACCGATGCAAAATAAACCTGGATGCatcaatttttggtttttccaaTGTGTAGTTCTGGGGAATTTTGTGTTGAAATTTGCCGGCTTGTTTAAGAGTGGTAGTGTGCTTCTAGAGTGTGCTCGAATTTATAACGAGTTTCATGAAGTTATTGCAATGGTTCAGCTACATAACTAAAAAGACAACATCACTAAAAAccagtttctaaaaaaaaaaaacattataatGTGAAAGGAAAGTAGGTAAATTGATATTtagaaaactttgaaattgtATAGATCAGCAGTCCAGAATATAACTTGGAGCATACAGTGTAGTACCAGATACAGTGGTACACGGAGAGATATGTGGCAGTTGGGATTGAGAAGTCTTCGGCGGAGGTCACAAATACCACTCTCCCATTTCCTCACTCATatctttagttttttcttctcacggAATTCTGTGTGACATCCTGTTgtctaaaaattttaaatcaaactgAAACTGGTTTTCTGTTAAGTTTTTTCCTCCAAAAGCCACCTGTGGTGATCGAAATGGGATTAATCGAAACAATACGCTTTCGCATTATTCCCTCTTTGTCTTCTAACTGGAAAACGTACGTGTTGGTCCTTCTGCCGTTAATCCTTCTGCCATTACCAGTGCTAGGCAATGGAAAGGTAAGTGGTACTTGAGACAATATTTAACTGTGAAGCATATGAATTTATTCACTTACATTACTGGAATCTTAAGCAAACTTCGCGCAACGCTGCAGCCAAAAATAGTAGCTATTGTCCGCTATTGCCCTCGGGAACTCAAAAGCATGTAAATTATTATGTCATAAAAATATTGTCGTTTTTATATATGACTGTAGTAATTATGACTTAAAAGTTGACCGTTGCCAGTGGTCAACAAAATTTGTCTCAATCAGAAAGCGCAGAAACTGgttttgataaaagaaaactcgTTCTGCCGGAAACGAGTGGATGTCAGCATTTCATATAGTCTACGCGCTATCCAGATTAAGAACTCCTGCTCTTTGTATAGTATTTTGCAAACGAAAGAACACGAAGGTTAGACTACTTGCCTAAAGcgatttggaaaaataaaacttactaatatatattttcattactgaaaagttttaaaattatttaatatgGATGAACGGGAAATTAAAGAACTGAAGTACAGTTCAAAAGCTTTAATGGATTGTTCGACCTTGAAGGTGGAATGCACTCGCATTCTAAGACTCAGTTAATGTATTCTAGGCCTACTCTGGGCCTACTTCCATTCGTAAGAGTTAGAGCATGATTCATTCCCGTCCCTTCAGTCCTTCACcactattttctattttcgttactatcccaaaataaaaaaaggaaatccgaaggaaatacaaaaatacatAGAACTATcaattaattttggttttgacTGTTTAATGATATACGATTTAAGTGGTCCATcgtgtatattttttatttagtcaaTTGTAGATGAATTCAACTAGTTTAAAGATAAGAACGAATATTTTAATCTGTATAGGAAGCACGAACAGGCTATGTAATCATCATAATGGCCATTTACTGGATGACTGAAGCTTTACCTGTACCCATCACGAGTTTGCTTCCAGTTGTTCTGTTCCCTCTGCTAGGCATAATGGATACTGGAAAAGTTTGCACAGCTTACATGAAAGTAGGAATTGCAAATATACACGAAATAAATCGCGTCAAGCTAGATATTTAATGCaacaatacaattttaaaatttcgttttaCGCTTCTAGGAAACAAACATGATGTTTATAGGTATGTTCAAATTACGCATTCAATATAATTATTGATCAGCAATACCCAATCATTTATAGTTTATACTATTATAAaagtagtatatatatatatatggtgTATATATTGGTACACTTCAGTAGCCTATTTGCATTGCTtgctgtttcttttatttatttatatttggcTCATAGGAGGCTTGATGGTTGCTCTGGCTATTGAACACTGCAATTTACATAAGAGAACGGCCCTAAGGGTTTTGTTGCTTGTTGGCGCTAGCCCTCGATGGTTTGGATAGTTTTGATATACTGAACTTCTTTCAAGAATTACACTtctaaataagaattaaattgATATTATTGGTTCAAAATATAGGTTGATGTTAGGTTTCATGTTGGTGACAATGTTTCTTTCTATGTGGATTTCGAACACAGCTACTACTGCCATGGTAGGCTTGTATATATACTCTTTTGAGAAAACCCAAATACGACGACAAAAacgcaaaatatttttatttattaactaGATGGTTCCGATCGTTGAAGCTGTCATTGAAGAACTGTTTaaggttttcttattttttcctgaaATACATAAATTTCTTTAATCAGTTAGAGTAAGTAAATCAACAAGAGGATGGCAATAATCGCATGGtacacgttttttttaacatgaagGAAAATGAAGGATTCCGAGAGTCGCCAGTTACTTCGTTTGAGAATACATCAGTCGACACGAATCTTAGTTCCGAAAATGTTGATTGTTGCATCGATACTGTTGGTTCTATAGATTCCGTCGCTGATGTAGGTAAAAGTTGCCTAGAACTGACACCTTCTGGCCGTAGGAGGTCGGTAGTATATACATAAATGCGCTTCATCTTCAAGCCTAATTCACTGCAATCACTTATGCTCTTATTTTACAAATTACAAGTTGTTACTAGTTACATTagaagaattagaaaaatttcaactaaCAGCAAAAAAACTGGCTCAATTGgactaaactaaaaaatattggaCTAATTCGATTTCATTTACTTTATACTAGCAGTTGTAATTGGGAAGAATTACGAGATGTTGTATAACATGTTTTACTTTCTCATGAAACAGCACACATAATCCAgaacacaagaagaaaatccgCAGCGGTGTATTCATGTCGATTGCATACGCTTCTAATATTGGAGGAACTGGGTCTCTGATTGGATCGGGTCCACAGTTGGCTCTAAAAGGAATATTGAATGAGTGAGTCGTTGATCTTTGCAATAGCCAATAGGATATGCTAAGATGTTACAGAATAGTTGATAGTTTTAAAATAGGATATGCTCGGATATGCTAAGATGTTACAGAATAGTTGATAGTTTTAAACAATGGATTGTTTTATTAGAACATATtgcaaataatgttttttattgcaaaaaaaagtattaattgTTAAGCGAGTTCTGTTAATACTAATTACTAAAGAATAATAATTGGTACAGTACCCTCatgaagtttggaaacacggcgagtgtttccgcgcttctaacacggaggcttacgggccaaagtGTCTCCTATTTttacgcgataactcacgtttgagttatcgcaaagcaaatctaaaaaaattctctcGCTGAGGAAAGAATTAcctttcaccatgattttttgtAAATCACGGTGAATAGTAGTTTAGCCAAGTCCTagatataaagtttggaaacatcggctcattcgccatatgtttccaagctaaaATGTATGTTACTTTaagaattctaaaaaattcaaatatgtcaattattacttgaaacttgcacaaatggtagacgacatagtcgTGTACAGTATGgttcaaaaaaatccgaacaacCTAAAAGCCACCTATCAGTCATGCGGGAACTATGTTTGGCTTTTTGTTCCTAATTTTGGGGGCTaagaacaaagcgaaaggtgggaagaagggaaaaggagTAATAGGCTCATTTAGCCACCGGTCATGcctttcccccaaaaaaaatcatgaatgaaaccagtctggaatttcctttgcgggtaaaaacgaataaccgcATTTCAATAGCCTTAGGCCTTAGGCCCTAGGCTCACTGTCAATATTTCgacaagtgacaagaaaagaaaaaagctgtcCAAATCATGCACcataaagcgggaaaaattcaaagttatcgTAATGTtgctttgaaattttttttgggggaaaggCATGACCGGTGGCTAAATGAGCCTAttactcctttttccttcttcccacctttcgctttgttcctagccccccaaaattAGTACCAAAAGTGAAACATAGTTTCCCGCAATGTGGGTAGgtggctttcaaaataaaatcggtgttcggatttttttggaccatactgtacatttggacaaagtttcaaattttttaaatgaaacgctgatttttgccaattttttaaagaaaagatgcCGATTAATTTTCGTGGCGCAGGGACGAAATCCTAGCCCGGGGGAAGAATAGAGGGAAGAGAATAAAGGAGAACAAAGAGGTCCGGCGGTTTTCCATCTTCTATTCTTTCCGGGGCAGGATACGCTCCACGCGacgtgagaagaaaaatcaacatttaatttaaaaaatcgacaaaaatcagcgtttcattaaaaaaatttgaaactttgtccaaatgtacacgactatgtcgtctaccGTTTGTAATTTGAGGATTAGTTAAAAACAACCCATACTAACCCTCGAGTTTTTCAAATAGTGCTGAAAAGTCGAGTCAATCATTTGAGAACGGATGAAATCTAAAATTTCCTTTAAAtacgaaactaaaaaaacaacgcctttttttttaaattagtgaATACTGAAACACCCTAGCTTACTTCACATCAAACTTTTGTTATATTTCAAGTACATTCctgtgaaataaataataatttttgcaTAGGTTATATGGGCCTGCTCCTGGATTAAACTTTGCTTCGTGGATGGCTTTTAATATTCCAGGAATGCTTATCAATACCTTCCTGGCATGGATTTGGCTTCAATATCTGTTTATTGGATTTAAACGGTAAATATCGGTAAATATAGTATTAGGGATACATCTTGGATAAAGACTGACGGGTGTGGCACGAAGACTTCTGCTGCCTTCGACACCGGCTACAGGTGTCGTTTTCTCATCTGCAATACAGCACCCACGACCTAATGTTCATTTTCAAGTTACCTTTTTTCTGCTTTATAAAACCTTCGTTTCTTTCGTAGAACAACAACCGACgaagatggaaaaacaaaagtcgttaaaaatttgattaaaaaaaagtacgaAGAATTGGGTCCAATGACCTTTCACGAAATTGCGACTCTGATTCTATTCATTGTGTGcgtttttctttggttttttcgCGATCCACAGTTCATCACTGGATGGTCGGAATATTTACACGCAGTGTAATTAACATAAACACTTAAATATTAAGGAGAATGATagttttgacaattttttaccttttatcATTCGGCAGAGAAGTAGACGATGCGACTGCGGTAATGACAATcgttatgtttctttttattataccAGCAAAGCCAAAGATTTGGTGGTTCCGGAATGTAGGAGAAGGTggcgtattttttaaatgattattaCAAATTCTAGGCATTAGTCAGTTTTTTATCAcgtacatttatttattttttataaattcattttttttagtgaCTCAATTTTCCGAATCTTGTTCCGCACTTTTGGAATGGAAGTACGTACAAGACAAACTACCTTGGGGAGTCGTCCTTCTTCTAGGTAATATTATAAACGTTATGTAAAATTGTAACGAAAATAAATAGTTTTGATTGATTAAGGTGGTGGTTTTGCCATTTCTGATGCGTCCAAAATATCCGGACTTTCTACTTGGCTTGGAGCTCAGCTTTCTGTTTTGAGTGTCCTACCTCCGTTCATCATTATGTTGACCATTTGTATAATGACTGCCGCCGTAACTGAAGTGTAACAAAATAATcttaatttgataaaatgttACGTTATGATTTAACAAGCCGCCCACCACTCATTAAGACCGTTAAGggagttttgatttttcggaAATCATCGTTagggattttaaaaataaacaaatagttGGGCTTTGTTCAAAAGTTTTCGCTAAGTGGTTTTGGTGAAAACCACAATCTTCTAGCTATTGTAGTATGGGGTagccaaaattttgatttttttcggtttttgttgACGCaattgacgagaaaactgccACCCCTAAAAATAGTtcgattgttttaaaatgatgggatagccCGCTGTCTCAATGAGTGGTGGACGGCTTGGTAAAGAACATATTGCTTATATATTTACTAACAAATTTGATCATATTAACGGGTTGGTTTCCAATCCCTCAATAAAACTTTAATGCAATGATCGATTAATAAACTAGTAATACATTTTAGGGCGTCTAACACGGCTACGGCAAATATCCTTTTGCCCATTCTATCTGAAATGGCAAGTATTATATGTAAAAATCATccattttcataaaaaagtaaatatttttcacgaaTCTTTAAACAGGCCAATACCATACAAGTAAaccctctttttcttatgcTACCTGCTACAGTCACATGGTAAATAATCTATTTATAATTTACTGAAGTTTTCTGCTTTTACTAAATGCCTGCTTGATTTAGTTCTTATGCGTTCATGTTACCAGTCGCCACTCCTCCTAATGCAATCGTTTTCGCTGCAggaaaaatgaatcaagtaGATATGGTAActgacaatttttaaatacattttaagACCAATTTACACGAACGGCAACTATTACAGATGAAAACAGGATTTTTCATGAACATTATATGTGTCTTCACCATTTGTGTGTTGACAGTAAGCTATGGCAGTTTTATGTTTGGATTCGAAAAGTTTCCAGAATGGGCGCTTACAAAGCTTATTATGAATGATACAATGACCCAAATGATTCTTCGTTCAAACCATACTTTATAATAACTATTGTTAGACCTGATTAAATAATTGGCATGGTTTTATTGATAATAAAATCTGGTTTTCTCTTGTATTTTTACAACaacgaaatccaaaaacaaaagtttacaATTTGACCCAACCATATTCCTTTTGGAAGATCGATTTCGACCTAATCAACTTGAC
The window above is part of the Daphnia pulex isolate KAP4 chromosome 3, ASM2113471v1 genome. Proteins encoded here:
- the LOC124189708 gene encoding DNA replication licensing factor mcm2-like, with amino-acid sequence MSDYNIASPPPMSESSLEPATPSSRRAGRRVRPQSRASATSVETGITNAGAAGSVADDELPEFDDEQDLGGDDDDNAVLEEDEDEGEELFGDNMEADYRAIPALDRYDGGELDESDYDAISESGRREAERAMRKRDQDMGVGDMRRGLFYDESDDDDESRPARKRRLAERAAEGMEVQDDQAIESIENLEDMQGYSVSEWVSLLAPRMEILNRFKNFLRTYTDSKGNAIFKEKIRHMCEENKSSFELDYNKLASEEHVLAYFLPEAPLEMLAIFDEATKDIVLAMFPQYERISKEIHVRITDLPLVEDIRSLRQLHLNQLVRTHGVVTAQTGVLPQLSIVKYDCNKCSYVLGPFSQSQNNEVKPTSCPECQSTGPFQINMEQTVYQNYQRVTVQEAPGKVVAGRLPRAKDAILLGDLCDTCKPGDEIELTGVYTNNYDGSLNTAQGFPVFATVLLANHIAKKDGDASTRSLTDEDVKAIMSLSKDERLAERIVASIGPSIYGHNDIKRALALALFGGESKNPGQKHQVRGDINVLLCGDPGTAKSQFLKYVEKIAPRAVFTTGQGASAVGLTAYVQRSPVTREWTLEAGALVLADKGFCLIDEFDKMNDQDRTSIHEAMEQQSISISKAGIVTSLQARCSVMAAANPLGGRYDPSITFSENVDLTEPILSRFDILCVVRDTVDAVQDEYLARFVVNSHIRHHPNENVSDHQEESAPVDINDTNLAGVDKIPQDLLRKYITYAREKIHPKLHQIDQDKIARMYSDLRRESMATGSIPITVRHIESMIRMAEAHAKLHLREYVIDDDVNMAIRVMLESFIDTQKYSVMRTMRKTFARYLAYKRDNNELLFFLLRQLVHEQTVYLRNRFDSEPDTVEVLESDLVDRARQINILNLKPFYDSEIFKVNRFTHDAKKKMIIQTL
- the LOC124189710 gene encoding solute carrier family 13 member 5-like isoform X1 yields the protein MGLIETIRFRIIPSLSSNWKTYVLVLLPLILLPLPVLGNGKEARTGYVIIIMAIYWMTEALPVPITSLLPVVLFPLLGIMDTGKVCTAYMKETNMMFIGGLMVALAIEHCNLHKRTALRVLLLVGASPRWLMLGFMLVTMFLSMWISNTATTAMMVPIVEAVIEELFKENEGFRESPVTSFENTSVDTNLSSENVDCCIDTVGSIDSVADVGKSCLELTPSGRRSTHNPEHKKKIRSGVFMSIAYASNIGGTGSLIGSGPQLALKGILNELYGPAPGLNFASWMAFNIPGMLINTFLAWIWLQYLFIGFKRTTTDEDGKTKVVKNLIKKKYEELGPMTFHEIATLILFIVCVFLWFFRDPQFITGWSEYLHAVEVDDATAVMTIVMFLFIIPAKPKIWWFRNVGEVTQFSESCSALLEWKYVQDKLPWGVVLLLGGGFAISDASKISGLSTWLGAQLSVLSVLPPFIIMLTICIMTAAVTEVASNTATANILLPILSEMANTIQVNPLFLMLPATVTCSYAFMLPVATPPNAIVFAAGKMNQVDMMKTGFFMNIICVFTICVLTVSYGSFMFGFEKFPEWALTKLIMNDTMTQMILRSNHTL
- the LOC124189710 gene encoding solute carrier family 13 member 5-like isoform X2 — encoded protein: MVALAIEHCNLHKRTALRVLLLVGASPRWLMLGFMLVTMFLSMWISNTATTAMMVPIVEAVIEELFKENEGFRESPVTSFENTSVDTNLSSENVDCCIDTVGSIDSVADVGKSCLELTPSGRRSTHNPEHKKKIRSGVFMSIAYASNIGGTGSLIGSGPQLALKGILNELYGPAPGLNFASWMAFNIPGMLINTFLAWIWLQYLFIGFKRTTTDEDGKTKVVKNLIKKKYEELGPMTFHEIATLILFIVCVFLWFFRDPQFITGWSEYLHAVEVDDATAVMTIVMFLFIIPAKPKIWWFRNVGEVTQFSESCSALLEWKYVQDKLPWGVVLLLGGGFAISDASKISGLSTWLGAQLSVLSVLPPFIIMLTICIMTAAVTEVASNTATANILLPILSEMANTIQVNPLFLMLPATVTCSYAFMLPVATPPNAIVFAAGKMNQVDMMKTGFFMNIICVFTICVLTVSYGSFMFGFEKFPEWALTKLIMNDTMTQMILRSNHTL